The following proteins are co-located in the Telopea speciosissima isolate NSW1024214 ecotype Mountain lineage chromosome 9, Tspe_v1, whole genome shotgun sequence genome:
- the LOC122638831 gene encoding uncharacterized protein LOC122638831, whose amino-acid sequence MFFDGAANHRGCGAGVLFITPEGLCMPMSFRLGFDCTNNMVEYEACVLGLKTTISIGVKKLEVYGDSSIVIFKVQGRWKTKDEKLKPYQEYIEALVEHFTEINFDYFPRDSNRFADALATLASMMDFGPGETIQPFVVDQRDSPSHEESINVLTVDGRPWYAKIVDFIKEGRYPADATHGEKRFLRRYATQFVLHEDILYKRSYDGIQLVCVDEEQAQTVLDQVHQGICGPHMNAHMLAKKILRLGYYWNTMEVDCAEYVRKCHKCQIFANLIHVPPTEVSM is encoded by the coding sequence ATGTTCTTCGATGGAGCTGCGAATCATAGAGGTTGTGGGGCCGGGGTTCTGTTCATAACTCCAGAAGGTTTGTGTATGCCTATGTCTTTTAGGTTGGGTTTTGATTGTACCAATAATATGGttgagtatgaagcttgtgttCTTGGGTTAAAGACAACCATTTCAATTGGAGTAAAGAAGTTGGAGGTATATGGAGATTCTTCAATTGTAATTTTTAAAGTACAGGGTAGGTGGAAAACAAAAGATGAGAAGTTGAAACCCTATCAGGAGTATATAGAGGCTCTGGTCGAGCACTTCACCGAGATCAATTTTGACTACTTTCCAAGGGACAGCAATAGATTTGCCGATGCCTTAGCTACTTTGGCATCAATGATGGATTTCGGTCCTGGGGAAACAATACAGCCATTCGTGGTGGATCAAAGGGATTCCCCCTCGCATGAAGAATCTATTAATGTATTGACTGTGGATGGTAGGCCATGGTATGCCAAGATTGTGGATTTCATTAAAGAAGGGAGATACCCAGCTGATGCTACTCATGGAGAGAAGAGATTTCTAAGAAGATACGCCACCCAGTTTGTGTTGCACGAGGACATTCTGTACAAGCGATCTTATGATGGCATACAGTTGGTGTGCGTTGATGAAGAGCAAGCACAAACAGTTCTGGATCAAGTCCATCAAGGAATTTGTGGTCCCCACATGAATGCTCATATGTTGGCTAAGAAGATCCTCCGCCTtgggtattattggaatacaATGGAGGTAGACTGTGCAGAATATGTGAGGAAGTGCCACAAGTGTCAAATTTTTGCGAATCTTATCCATGTTCCACCAACAGAGGTATCGATGTGA